tagaaagaatagtaaatatggcaggcgaccagcttggcttaacagtgaaatccttgctgatcttaaacacaaaaaagaagcttacaagaagtggaagattggacaaatgaccagggaagagtataaaaatattgctcgggcttgcaggagtgaaatcaggagggccaaatcacacctggaggagcagctagcaagagatgtgaagagtaacaagaagggtttcttcaggtatgttagcaacaagaagaaagtcaaggaaagggtgggccccttactgaatgagggaggcaacctaaagacagaggatgtggaaaaaaatgtactcaatgctttttttgcctctgtcttcacgaacaaggtcagctcccagactactgcactgggcagcacagcatggggaggaggtgaccagccctctgtggagaaagaagtggttcaggactatttagaaaagcttgaCGAGCACAACTCCATGGGACCGGatacgctgcatccgagagtgctaaaggagttggcggatgtgattgcagagccattggccattatctttgaaaactcatggcgatcgggggaagtcccggacgactggaaaaaggctaatgtagtgcccatctttaaaaaagggaagaaggaggatcctgggaactacaggccagtcagcctcatctcagtcccaggaaaaatcatggagcaggtcctcaaggaatcaatcctgaagcactaacacaagaggaaagtgatcaggaacagtcagcatggattcaccaagggaaggtcatgcctgactaatctaattgccttctatgacgagataactggttctgtggatgtgttgtttcttgactttagcaaagcttttgacacagtctcccacagtattcttgcctgcaaattaaagtatgggctggatgaatggactataaggtggatagaaagttggctagattgttgggctcaacgggtagtgatcaatggctccatgtctagttggcagccggtatcaagttgagtgccccaagggtcggtcctcaggccggttttgttcaatatcttcataaatgatctggaggatggtgtggattgcaccctcagcaagtttgcagaggacactaaactggcaggagaggtagatacgctggaggttagggataggatacagagggtgacaaattagaggattgggcaaaaaaaatctgatgaggttcaacaaggacaagtgcagagtcctgcacttaggacggaagaatcccatgcgccgctacaaactagggaccgaatggctaggcagcagttctgcagaaaaggacctatggggatacagtggacgagaagctggatatgagtcaacagtgtgctgttgttgccaagaaggccaatggcattttgggctgtataagtaggggcattgccagcagatcgagggaggtgatcattcccctctattcgacattggtgaggcctcatctggagtactgtgtccagttttgggccccacactacaagaaggatgtggaaaaattggaaaacgtccagcggaggagaacaaaaatgatgaggggactggaacacatgacttatgaggagaggctgagggaactgggattgtttagtctgcggaagagaagaatgagggggggatttgatagctgctttcaactacctgaaagggggttccaaagaggatggctctagactgttctcagtggtagctgatgacagaacaaggagtaatggtctcaagttgcaatgggggaggtttaggttggatattaggaaaaactttttcactaggagggtggtgaaacactggaatgcgttacctagggaggtggtggaatctccttccttagaggtttttaaggtcaggcttgacaaagccctggctgggatgatttagttggggattggtcctgctttgagcagggggttggactagatgacctcctgaggtcccttccaaccctgatattctatgatcacaatATAGAAGTACCTTCACTGGGAGAAAATGCCAGGCACTACAGAGCTCTTTCATCTCGTGGAGAAAGGCACAACAAGAACCaagagctggaagctgaagtcaggcAAATGcaagttagaaataaggcacatgtTTCTAACAGTGAGGGTGAATAACCATCGGAACAAACTACCAGCAAAAagagtggattctccatctcttgatcaGGACTggttgtgtaacccacacacctcttgggtgtggtgttgtgtcccatctagtggcacctagaccacttagaaagagagcaattaatgagtctgctctacagccttagctagcagccagttggcttttagctcatgtggtagaggctcatgcactaagctccagaggtccctggttcaatcccgcccgccgatgactggggtctgtcggcatcacagttgcctttctggaagatgctttagtcaaacacaagtgactgggttcaatacaggggtaacaggGTGAAACTGAATGGCCTGTGCTAGACAGatggtgagactagatgatctaatggtcccttctggccttcagcgCCATGAATCCATTAAACTACTGCACCATGTCATGGTTTTCACCTGCATATGCCTCTCCCACCACACAGGGCACCTCACATACACCCAACCGTCCTGCCCTTTACAGGGCCGGTGAAATACAGAGAGCTCGGAAATCCTGCCTGTCCTAGGACAACTACACAGAGGAGAGAACAGAAGGGCTTTATGGGGGTTCACAGGAAGGACAAGGCCCTCTATAATGATTCAAATACATCAAAGAAACAATAAGTGCTGTGAGACTGTGGCTGCCTGGACCCTTTGAGGGAATGGAGGTGAAGCTCCTTCACCTTCTCCGGGGTGGAGTGTGTCTGTAGTGTTTCTTCCCCTCCGTTCTCTGCCGGGAGCTATGAAGGGGTGATGGCTCCGGGGGTGGTTTCTCCAAGTCCCTGCGGAAGCAGTTTCCCCTCCATGGGGGAAgtgaggagggagtttggggcaggACGACTGCATTGACTATGGTCTAGTCTACGCTACCATGCGCCGCTGTAGCGCGTACGGCAAAGATGCACTGTGCCATAGGAGAGCGCTCGCCCGTCGacgtaattactccacctcaacgagaggagGAAACTATGTCGGTGAGAGAGTGTCTCCCGCCGACataaagcgctgtccacaccatgctaagtcgatgtaacttgcgtcgcttgtgtgtatgtgtgggggggggggctttttcacatccccgaGCAACtcagttacattgacttaagtggtagtgtagacaagccctatgtctgCGCCCTTTGGTGGGTTCTCTGGTGTTTGGCGAGGGAGTCTTTCCGCCGGAAGTGTTTCCCGCACTCTGAGCAGGCATAGGGCCGCTCGTCCGTGTGGATCCGGAGGTGGGACACCATCTGCTGCTTCTGCCGGAAGCGTTTCTCGCACTCCGAGCAGGCATAGGGCCTCtcgcctgtgtggattctctggtgtctCCTCAGCTTCTGCTTCTCCCTGAAGCTGAGCGGGCACTCGGGGCAGTGGAAGGGCCTCTCgtccgtgtggattctctggtgcgTGGTCAGCTCCTGCCTGCGCCGGAAGCTCTTCCCGCAGAGCGGGCAGCtgtagggccgctccccggtgtggatccGGCGGTGCGGAATCAGCTGCTGCCGCTGTCTGAAGCACCTCCCGCAGTCGGCACACTGGTAGGTCCGCTCGCTGGCGTGCGCTCGCCGGTGCGTTAGGAAGTCGTGCCTGTGAGCGAAGACGGCCTTGCACTTGGGGCAGGTGAAGATCCGCCCTTTGGCCTGGCTCCCCTCAGAGCCACCTTCTCCCACGTGGGTTTTCTGGTGGACCCTGAGCGCCTGCTTCCAGCGGAAGCTCTTGGCACACTGCGTGCAGGGGTAGGGCCGCTCCCCCGTGTGGATCCGGCTGTGCgacaccagctgctgcttctgccggAAGCTCTTGCCACAGGTGGTGCAGGGGTACGGCCGCTCCCCCCTGTGCATCTTCTTGTGAGTGCAGAGATTGGCGGTCTGGCTGAACCTCTTCCCACAGTGAGTGCAGAGATAGGGCTTCTCCCCCGTGTGGATCCTCTGGTGCCTCCGGAGGTCCTGCCGTAGCCGGAAGCACTTCCCACACACTTGGCACTGGTGTGGATCCTTTATCTTGTGGACGCTGCGTTTGTGTCTGCTaaggtctctctctcccttgaaGCTGAGTCCACACATGTGACACGTAGCTGGGCTCTGGCTTGTCTTTGGTCTTCCCTGCGCAGGGAGCCTCGGAGGTTCCTGGCCACCCCTTTCGCAGTCCCTTGGGGTAGCTGGCTCATTCCCCGCCAAGATCGGCTGCAGCCTCAGCGACCTGCGCTGCCTCTGGAAAGTTTCTTCCCACTCGGGGCTCTGGAAAACTCTCTCTTCCGACCTACTCGGTAAAGTCCCGTGTGGCTCCAAGTTCtcaggaccttcctcctgctgctgctgctcagttcTGCTCAGGCCTGCACCCTCTGGAGAGGAGAATCCAGACATTACTTCATGTTTTGCTGACAACACCACTGCTCctaggcagtgggggaggggtttctATGGCAGAATCATCTCATCCGCAAGGACAGGGGATACCTCTAAAAATGGGACATTCCTACAAGGGTCAATTGTGagcagatgcttaacacaattaatgttTATGATAAAGGGGAAAGATCTTGGGCTAAAATAGGGAGAGaagaggttaaagaatatttggaTGTTAGATGCAtttaagtcagcagggcctgatgaagttCACCCTAGGGCAGAGGTGCCCAAACTGTGACATGAAGGAAAATTCAGGGGAGCGGCGGGGCCCAGGCCAACTCccagggggggcagggagggagcaccacccagccccgtgctgctcccagctctgctcgaGCCCCGCCTCCAGCCGCAGCCCCGCACCTGGCCGTGGCTCTGCACCCGGCCCAGGCCCTGTTCCTGGTCCCGGAACCACCCTCAGCTGTGGCCCCAatctcagcccccttacccctgtccacataCCCTACCCTAGGAGCCACGGCCCCACTCCCGGCCCTGGCTCCAGGGGGGTGGACAGGGGCAAAGGGGGCTgcgaccctgaaaagtttggggaccactgccctagggtacttaaggaaccagTTGAAGCACTCTCTGAAACGTTAgggattatctttgagaactcatggaggacgggTGAGGACCTAGAGGACGGGAGAAAGGTGaacatagtacctatttttaaaaaggtggggAAAGGAGGGCCTGGGGAACTAtggaccagtcagcctaacttcgatatcCAGAAAGGTagcagaacaaattattaaaaaatcaatttgtacAAACCTAGAGGATAATAATGTAAGTAACagccaatatggatttgtcaagaacaaatcatgtcaaccaatctaatttccttctttggcagggaaGTTGGGCTAGcggataggggggaagcggtagatgtgatatCCCTTGACGTTAGTgaggcttctgacacagtcccacatgacactcTCATATGCAAACTAGGGAAACATTGTGCAGATGAAAttaccataaggtgggtgcacaactggtggCTAAACTgaactcaaagagtagttatcaatgattcgctgtcataagaatgtaagaacggccacactgggtcagaccaaaggtccacccagcccagtatcctgtctaccgacagtggccaatgccaggtgccccagagggagtgaacctaacaggtaatgatctagtgatctgtctcctgccatccatctccaccctctgacaatcagaggctagggacaccgttccttacccatcctggctaatagccattaatggacttaacctccatgaatttatccagttctcttttaaaccctgttatagtcctagcctacacaacctcctcaggcaaggagttccacaggttgactgtgcgttgagtgaagaagaacttccttttatttgttttaaacctgctgcc
The window above is part of the Chelonia mydas isolate rCheMyd1 chromosome 2, rCheMyd1.pri.v2, whole genome shotgun sequence genome. Proteins encoded here:
- the LOC114021011 gene encoding zinc finger protein 34 isoform X1, producing MRGGDAEGAMPAGAALQVPVTFEDIAIYFTREEWEMLAEWQKELYRDVMKEHYDNLISLGHAGTTPDVLSRIERGEEPWVMDQQEERERLECTLHEGAGLSRTEQQQQEEGPENLEPHGTLPSRSEERVFQSPEWEETFQRQRRSLRLQPILAGNEPATPRDCERGGQEPPRLPAQGRPKTSQSPATCHMCGLSFKGERDLSRHKRSVHKIKDPHQCQVCGKCFRLRQDLRRHQRIHTGEKPYLCTHCGKRFSQTANLCTHKKMHRGERPYPCTTCGKSFRQKQQLVSHSRIHTGERPYPCTQCAKSFRWKQALRVHQKTHVGEGGSEGSQAKGRIFTCPKCKAVFAHRHDFLTHRRAHASERTYQCADCGRCFRQRQQLIPHRRIHTGERPYSCPLCGKSFRRRQELTTHQRIHTDERPFHCPECPLSFREKQKLRRHQRIHTGERPYACSECEKRFRQKQQMVSHLRIHTDERPYACSECGKHFRRKDSLAKHQRTHQRAQT
- the LOC114021011 gene encoding zinc finger protein 660 isoform X2, with amino-acid sequence MHLAWLSRTLQPFPYLSQSITLGPGSNQSKGAGLSRTEQQQQEEGPENLEPHGTLPSRSEERVFQSPEWEETFQRQRRSLRLQPILAGNEPATPRDCERGGQEPPRLPAQGRPKTSQSPATCHMCGLSFKGERDLSRHKRSVHKIKDPHQCQVCGKCFRLRQDLRRHQRIHTGEKPYLCTHCGKRFSQTANLCTHKKMHRGERPYPCTTCGKSFRQKQQLVSHSRIHTGERPYPCTQCAKSFRWKQALRVHQKTHVGEGGSEGSQAKGRIFTCPKCKAVFAHRHDFLTHRRAHASERTYQCADCGRCFRQRQQLIPHRRIHTGERPYSCPLCGKSFRRRQELTTHQRIHTDERPFHCPECPLSFREKQKLRRHQRIHTGERPYACSECEKRFRQKQQMVSHLRIHTDERPYACSECGKHFRRKDSLAKHQRTHQRAQT